In Anaerobacillus isosaccharinicus, one genomic interval encodes:
- a CDS encoding TlpA family protein disulfide reductase, whose protein sequence is MFKQKKFVSLLILIFAIGLIAYVVITTQSPKIGAEKGMLAPDFTLPLWETGEEQSLSSFQGEVVVLNLWASWCPPCRKEMPDLIRLSDDYKGQGVVVLGVNLATHERDANGADEFMIEYGVTFPTFVDQPIDSVNRRGVVSSLYNIQSIPYTYILDRKGIIQHVIRGEVTYEMLETLINEIK, encoded by the coding sequence ATGTTTAAACAAAAAAAATTCGTAAGTTTATTAATACTTATTTTTGCGATTGGTCTAATTGCATATGTAGTAATAACAACTCAATCACCTAAAATAGGGGCAGAAAAAGGGATGCTTGCACCAGACTTCACACTTCCACTATGGGAAACAGGTGAAGAACAATCTTTATCATCATTTCAAGGCGAAGTTGTCGTGTTAAATTTATGGGCATCTTGGTGCCCACCATGTCGTAAAGAAATGCCAGATTTAATTCGTTTGTCTGACGATTATAAAGGGCAGGGTGTAGTTGTATTAGGAGTAAATTTAGCAACACATGAACGAGATGCAAATGGTGCAGATGAATTTATGATTGAATACGGTGTAACATTCCCAACCTTCGTTGACCAACCAATTGATTCTGTCAACCGTAGGGGAGTTGTATCGTCTTTATACAATATTCAAAGTATTCCTTACACATATATTTTAGATAGAAAAGGAATAATCCAACATGTTATTCGCGGAGAAGTAACATATGAAATGCTTGAGACATTAATAAACGAAATTAAATAG
- a CDS encoding transposase, giving the protein MKPALIPHISYQNFVLDQLNTHYSGGILTLVQKDWTIISKLWITDLSFTTTWLHDSYSVKGPEPRDPASMLRSYLLCLLTSPTLSITEWVNQLHRVPLYTILSGFEPGDVPGVGTFYDFFRRLSGFEKANVKPFIKLKRKKKKKKKPKKGEKATPRNPGIIRKLVDRHLRNGSKQKQLPGDQLYAFFQSQFLEVSARLGLLGDPHSLGVVGDGTPVETARYPRSKPICDCSAQGLTNCTHPRRYSQPDIDSGWDSSRERYFNGYHLYMISTSDSQYDLPLYPRLHPASRHDSVSLVVSSIEFSQRYTLGTIDKILLDAAHDAEPIYELLDHHNVEPFIDLNVRTKKNFSTQSDIQISPLGVPICPIGMEMKPNGFDKSQNRQKWRCPLACGTKNTCSTPCSKAKYGRTFHTFKQDNLRLFTKTPRSSEKWKLIYKRRTSVERSNKREKVDYHLESGRHRSTKMWYVRLYSIMMCQHIDAWYSSQKETLNIQEIIFSKSA; this is encoded by the coding sequence ATGAAACCTGCGCTAATACCACATATCTCATATCAAAACTTCGTTTTAGACCAATTAAATACTCATTACTCAGGCGGTATACTGACTCTCGTACAAAAAGATTGGACTATTATCTCGAAGTTATGGATCACGGATCTTTCGTTTACCACTACGTGGCTTCATGATTCATATTCAGTTAAAGGTCCTGAGCCACGTGATCCTGCTTCCATGCTTCGCTCTTATCTTTTGTGTTTATTGACAAGTCCGACCCTGAGTATTACAGAATGGGTGAACCAACTCCATCGTGTTCCTCTTTACACGATCCTTAGCGGCTTTGAACCTGGGGATGTTCCAGGGGTCGGTACTTTTTATGACTTCTTCAGACGGCTATCAGGTTTTGAGAAGGCTAATGTAAAACCTTTTATTAAGCTCAAACGAAAAAAGAAGAAGAAGAAAAAACCGAAAAAGGGTGAAAAAGCAACTCCTAGAAACCCTGGTATTATTAGAAAATTAGTGGATCGTCATTTACGCAATGGCTCAAAACAAAAACAATTGCCGGGAGATCAATTATACGCGTTTTTTCAATCTCAATTTCTTGAAGTTTCAGCGAGATTGGGTTTGCTTGGGGATCCCCATTCCCTTGGTGTTGTTGGAGATGGGACACCCGTGGAAACAGCGAGATACCCAAGGAGCAAACCTATTTGTGATTGTAGTGCCCAAGGACTAACGAATTGTACTCATCCTCGTCGATATTCTCAACCTGACATCGACTCAGGTTGGGATAGTTCAAGGGAGAGGTACTTCAACGGATATCATCTCTACATGATATCCACTAGCGATAGCCAATACGACTTGCCGCTATATCCACGGCTGCATCCTGCTTCCCGGCATGATTCAGTCAGCCTAGTGGTTAGCTCAATTGAATTTTCGCAACGGTACACCTTGGGCACAATTGATAAAATCCTTCTCGATGCCGCACATGATGCAGAACCGATTTACGAATTACTGGACCATCATAATGTGGAACCATTTATTGATCTTAATGTTCGAACAAAGAAAAACTTCAGTACGCAAAGTGATATTCAGATTTCTCCCCTAGGCGTTCCTATTTGTCCAATTGGAATGGAAATGAAACCCAATGGGTTTGACAAATCTCAAAACCGCCAAAAGTGGCGTTGTCCACTAGCTTGCGGAACAAAAAATACATGTTCCACTCCGTGTTCTAAAGCGAAGTATGGCCGGACATTTCATACGTTTAAGCAAGATAATCTTCGTCTGTTCACTAAAACACCGAGGTCTTCTGAAAAGTGGAAACTGATTTATAAACGAAGAACTTCAGTTGAACGTTCGAACAAAAGAGAAAAAGTCGACTATCACTTAGAATCTGGGCGTCATCGCTC
- a CDS encoding malate synthase G has protein sequence MKDYVKVGNLQVASVLFEFVNMKALPGTGLSNEKFWQGFEALIEELAPKNKALINRRAEIQTKLNNWYKDHQNNFDFEKYIAFLQQIGYLETEVEDYEITTENADDEIVLQAGPQLVVPVNNARYAINAANARWGSLYDALYGTDAISDEDGAKKEGKYNPVRGGKVIAFGKQFLDEVIPLKNTSHKEVTQYSIIGGKLTVTLSNGKTDYLLDDNKLVGYHGKIESPETLLFQNNGLHFEIKIDPTHPIGASDRAGVKDIIMESALTTIMDFEDSVAAVDAEDKVEVYSNWLGLIKGDLTASLQKGGKTITRTLHPDRSYNSLSGDAITLPGRSLLFVRNVGHLMTNNAVLYQEGQEIPEGIMDGVITGLISKHDLLGTGQYKNSNKGSVYIVKPKMHGSEEVAFANQLFDRIEDLLELKRNTLKIGVMDEERRTSLNLKNCIYQVKERLVFINTGFLDRTGDEMHTSMEAGAMIRKNDMKSSTWLEAYELSNVVVGVGAGLPGRAQIGKGMWAMPDLMADMLKQKVGHLKAGANTAWVPSPTAATLHALHYHQIDVKDVQQKFTNAREGLRDSILTFPVAKNPTWSEEEIQQELDNNAQGILGYVVRWVEQGVGCSKVLDINNVGLMEDRATLRISSQHMTNWLHHGICTKEQLLDTLKRMAKVVDEQNVGDSSYRSMATDYDNSVAFQAACELVFEGRNQPSGYTEPILHRRRIEAKAKQRIEANK, from the coding sequence ATGAAAGATTATGTGAAGGTTGGCAATCTTCAAGTTGCATCAGTATTATTTGAATTTGTTAATATGAAAGCACTTCCAGGAACTGGTCTAAGTAATGAGAAGTTTTGGCAGGGGTTTGAAGCACTAATTGAAGAATTAGCCCCAAAAAATAAGGCGTTGATTAATCGCCGAGCTGAAATTCAAACAAAGCTTAATAACTGGTATAAAGATCATCAAAATAACTTTGATTTTGAAAAGTATATAGCTTTTTTACAACAAATTGGCTATCTAGAGACTGAGGTAGAAGATTATGAGATTACTACAGAAAACGCTGACGATGAGATTGTTTTACAAGCTGGACCACAGTTAGTTGTACCCGTAAATAATGCCAGATATGCAATTAATGCAGCGAATGCTCGTTGGGGAAGTCTTTATGATGCATTATACGGTACTGACGCTATTAGTGATGAAGATGGAGCGAAAAAGGAGGGAAAGTATAATCCAGTTCGAGGTGGCAAAGTTATTGCTTTTGGAAAACAATTCCTTGATGAAGTTATTCCATTAAAGAACACTAGTCATAAAGAGGTTACTCAGTATTCAATTATAGGTGGTAAACTAACAGTTACACTATCAAATGGGAAAACAGATTACCTCTTAGATGATAACAAGCTAGTTGGTTATCATGGGAAAATAGAGTCACCAGAGACGTTATTATTTCAAAATAACGGTTTACACTTCGAAATTAAAATAGACCCTACTCATCCTATTGGAGCTTCTGATAGAGCGGGTGTGAAGGACATTATTATGGAATCCGCACTAACAACAATTATGGATTTTGAGGATTCCGTTGCTGCCGTCGATGCAGAAGATAAAGTGGAAGTGTACAGCAATTGGCTTGGATTAATTAAAGGCGATTTAACAGCTAGCCTACAAAAAGGTGGAAAGACGATTACTAGAACGTTACATCCAGACCGTTCGTATAACAGCTTATCTGGCGATGCTATAACTTTGCCTGGTCGCTCTTTATTGTTTGTTCGTAATGTCGGCCACCTGATGACAAATAATGCAGTGCTATATCAAGAGGGGCAAGAAATACCTGAGGGGATCATGGACGGAGTAATAACCGGGCTAATTTCAAAACATGATTTATTAGGTACAGGTCAATATAAAAACTCAAACAAAGGGTCAGTTTATATTGTTAAGCCAAAAATGCATGGTTCAGAGGAAGTTGCTTTTGCTAATCAATTATTTGACCGTATTGAAGATTTGCTAGAGTTAAAGAGAAATACTTTAAAGATTGGCGTAATGGATGAAGAACGGAGAACATCTCTAAATCTCAAAAATTGTATCTATCAGGTGAAAGAACGTCTCGTGTTTATTAATACTGGCTTCTTAGACCGTACGGGTGATGAAATGCATACCTCAATGGAAGCAGGTGCAATGATACGGAAAAATGATATGAAGTCATCGACCTGGCTAGAGGCTTACGAATTGTCAAATGTGGTCGTAGGAGTGGGAGCTGGTTTGCCGGGCCGCGCTCAAATAGGTAAAGGGATGTGGGCGATGCCAGATTTAATGGCTGATATGTTAAAGCAAAAGGTTGGACATCTTAAAGCTGGAGCAAATACAGCATGGGTCCCCTCTCCAACAGCTGCAACTTTACATGCGTTACACTATCATCAGATTGATGTAAAAGATGTTCAACAAAAATTTACTAATGCAAGAGAAGGATTAAGAGATTCAATTTTAACTTTTCCTGTTGCTAAAAATCCAACTTGGAGTGAAGAAGAAATACAACAAGAGCTCGATAATAATGCTCAAGGGATATTAGGTTATGTGGTCAGGTGGGTAGAGCAAGGTGTTGGATGTTCGAAAGTGCTAGATATTAATAATGTTGGTTTAATGGAGGACAGGGCAACACTTCGTATCTCAAGTCAACATATGACCAACTGGTTACATCACGGGATTTGTACAAAGGAACAATTGCTTGACACGTTAAAGAGAATGGCAAAGGTAGTGGATGAACAGAATGTGGGTGATTCTAGTTATCGTTCAATGGCAACGGACTACGACAACTCGGTTGCCTTTCAAGCAGCTTGCGAATTAGTCTTCGAAGGAAGAAATCAACCAAGTGGATATACAGAACCTATATTACATCGTCGAAGAATTGAAGCAAAGGCTAAACAAAGAATAGAAGCAAATAAATAA
- a CDS encoding DinB family protein — translation MAHFIFTQLDFIRKNTLKAFEDINEEKADYIPKGFKNNIRWHLGHLYVVQEKLAFTPLDLPMELPTEMLAFFAPGTAPEDWKTAPPTMEEIKTLLEKQIDRVYEALQDRLHEQVNHPFTTKSGLTLETVEQFLSFNLYHEGVHVSTIKALKALSELEDSR, via the coding sequence ATGGCACATTTTATCTTTACACAGCTTGATTTTATAAGAAAGAATACGTTAAAAGCGTTTGAGGACATTAACGAAGAAAAAGCAGATTATATTCCCAAAGGATTTAAGAATAATATTCGTTGGCACCTTGGACATTTATATGTTGTTCAAGAGAAACTAGCATTTACGCCTTTAGACTTACCGATGGAACTACCTACAGAGATGCTAGCATTTTTTGCTCCAGGAACAGCCCCCGAAGATTGGAAGACTGCACCACCAACTATGGAAGAAATTAAAACGTTATTAGAAAAACAAATTGACCGTGTCTATGAAGCATTACAAGATCGTCTCCACGAACAAGTTAACCACCCATTCACAACAAAAAGTGGGTTAACGTTAGAGACTGTAGAACAATTCTTGAGTTTTAACTTGTACCATGAAGGTGTGCACGTGAGTACAATTAAAGCGTTGAAAGCTCTAAGTGAATTAGAGGATAGTCGTTGA
- a CDS encoding ISL3 family transposase: MQDFEKEYRLFQEALDIQDPWYIEDYKLVKSSDQFHVFLDFKRGAKFPCPHCGNEHNGVHDIANDDRMWRHKDFWQYQTYLHARLPRIKCDICDKVLTVQVDWSRPKAGFTWLFEAQVMQLMKEMPVAAVAREVNEHDTRLWRVFHYYVQKNMDELDLSNITRIAVDETSSRRGHRYVTLFVDVDSKRVIFAIEGKDASVIQSFKQHLENKGIEATSILECCCDMSPAFIKGIEEAFPKAHITFDKFHVMKLVNEAVDKVRRQEQNDEPLLKKTRYLWLKNSQNLSQSQHEKLMKLKDSHLNTAKAYRLRLALQGLWSTSQMFSGWYFDDWYNWAIRSRLEPIVDVARTLKRHEKGILRWFASRMTNGLLEGINSLVQASKRKARGYRSIENFIAMIYATANKFTLRVKPHA, translated from the coding sequence ATGCAAGATTTCGAAAAAGAATACCGTCTATTTCAAGAGGCATTAGATATCCAAGATCCATGGTATATTGAAGACTACAAATTAGTAAAAAGTTCAGATCAGTTTCATGTCTTTTTAGATTTCAAACGTGGAGCTAAGTTCCCATGTCCACATTGTGGAAATGAACATAATGGTGTTCATGATATCGCAAATGACGACAGGATGTGGCGTCATAAGGATTTCTGGCAATACCAGACATATCTACATGCAAGGTTACCAAGAATAAAATGTGATATTTGCGATAAGGTTCTAACTGTGCAAGTTGATTGGTCTCGACCAAAAGCTGGGTTCACATGGCTATTCGAAGCCCAAGTTATGCAGTTAATGAAAGAAATGCCTGTTGCCGCAGTTGCTCGTGAAGTAAATGAACATGATACGAGATTGTGGAGAGTCTTCCATTATTATGTACAAAAAAATATGGATGAGCTTGATCTCTCAAACATAACTCGTATTGCAGTTGATGAAACTTCAAGCAGACGAGGCCATCGCTATGTGACGTTATTTGTAGATGTTGATTCTAAACGTGTCATTTTCGCCATTGAAGGTAAAGATGCCTCTGTGATCCAATCATTCAAGCAACACCTTGAAAATAAAGGAATAGAAGCGACTTCAATCCTGGAGTGCTGTTGCGATATGTCACCGGCTTTTATTAAAGGTATTGAAGAAGCTTTTCCAAAGGCACACATTACGTTCGATAAATTTCACGTTATGAAATTAGTCAACGAAGCTGTCGATAAGGTTCGCAGACAGGAACAGAATGATGAGCCATTGCTAAAAAAAACACGTTATTTATGGTTGAAGAACTCACAAAACCTATCCCAGTCTCAACATGAAAAACTTATGAAGTTAAAAGATAGCCATTTAAATACAGCTAAGGCTTATCGGTTGAGATTAGCTCTACAAGGACTTTGGTCAACTAGCCAAATGTTTTCAGGTTGGTATTTTGATGATTGGTACAATTGGGCAATACGTTCACGTTTAGAGCCAATAGTTGATGTTGCTCGGACACTCAAAAGACATGAAAAAGGTATATTACGTTGGTTCGCTTCAAGAATGACCAATGGTTTACTTGAAGGAATTAATAGCCTTGTTCAAGCATCAAAGCGGAAAGCAAGAGGCTACCGATCAATTGAAAACTTTATTGCCATGATCTACGCAACGGCTAATAAGTTTACTTTACGAGTGAAGCCTCATGCTTAG
- a CDS encoding EAL domain-containing protein: MKTNWKNNGIYKSLSPYIKNPEQIKPGKEALMISIVYLTFGILWIYLTDQLMYRLISDPTLYRNYELYKGALYVFLTTLLIYSLIWKRINMFNQAISTVIEASADIKQSNKELSIAKEELSFQIKFTENIVDAANVIIAVWDEDGKVKKINPYGEKTLGFTSGELHNRKWIDVLVPYENREKLNSELQNNNGGLGLKDFHTELLTKSGERVTILWNSNLINDQAGSRVEIVSVGTNITERIAMEKRLYHQAYYDSLTTLPNRVMLEQEINNLINEETNPRFTVIHIDIDNFKYINDILGHQTGDLFLKYAANKLKEELGNDHFIARQVGDEFAVLLKGVADQKEVTEVIEKLIGNFEGLWKFHHHEFFVSICAGISTYPKNGQDVTTIIKNANMAMYLAKKEGKGKYVFYKNDFLKANIKTVNMANRLKNALDSEHLTLYYQPQVNFITGEIIGVEALVRWIDPERGFVPPIEFIPLAEETGQIYKVERWIFKTALEQKQKWEQNGLKHIKVAINLSSKTLTSDVNFRKLESLLEAYNVDYSTIVLEITETAIITDIHSAIRRLEILTKKGINIALDDFGTGYSSLSYLRNVPLNVIKLDRSFINSIQENGRELLIIKAILSLCKDLNYEVVAEGIETKEQLQFLQKQQCTIGQGYLFSKPIPIEILEPQLKSLTIK, encoded by the coding sequence ATGAAAACCAATTGGAAAAACAATGGGATATACAAAAGTTTATCTCCTTACATCAAAAATCCAGAGCAAATCAAACCTGGCAAAGAAGCTCTAATGATTTCGATTGTATATTTAACATTTGGGATTTTGTGGATATACTTAACGGATCAACTAATGTATAGACTTATTAGTGATCCAACCCTTTATCGAAATTATGAATTGTATAAAGGAGCCCTATATGTATTTCTTACAACTCTTTTAATCTATTCATTAATTTGGAAACGAATTAATATGTTCAATCAGGCTATTAGCACCGTTATCGAAGCTAGCGCAGACATAAAACAGTCAAATAAAGAATTAAGTATAGCTAAAGAAGAGCTCAGTTTTCAAATTAAATTTACAGAAAATATAGTTGATGCAGCTAATGTAATTATTGCTGTATGGGACGAAGATGGCAAGGTTAAGAAAATAAATCCTTATGGAGAAAAAACTCTCGGTTTTACAAGTGGTGAACTGCATAACCGCAAATGGATTGACGTCCTCGTTCCTTATGAAAATAGGGAAAAACTGAATAGTGAACTCCAAAACAATAATGGAGGACTCGGTTTAAAAGATTTTCACACAGAACTATTAACAAAGAGTGGTGAGCGAGTCACAATTCTTTGGAATAGTAATCTTATAAATGACCAAGCAGGAAGTAGAGTTGAAATAGTGTCAGTAGGTACAAATATTACTGAACGTATAGCCATGGAAAAAAGGCTCTATCACCAAGCATATTATGATTCGTTGACGACACTTCCAAATCGAGTAATGCTAGAGCAGGAAATTAATAACCTTATAAATGAAGAAACAAACCCTAGATTTACTGTAATCCATATTGATATAGATAACTTCAAATATATTAATGATATTTTAGGGCACCAAACAGGAGATTTATTTTTAAAGTATGCTGCAAATAAGTTAAAAGAGGAATTGGGTAATGATCATTTTATAGCTAGGCAGGTTGGTGATGAATTTGCTGTTTTGTTAAAAGGAGTGGCAGATCAGAAAGAAGTAACTGAGGTTATTGAGAAACTTATTGGTAACTTTGAAGGACTATGGAAATTCCATCACCATGAATTTTTTGTCTCGATATGTGCGGGTATATCAACTTATCCTAAAAACGGGCAGGACGTAACAACGATTATTAAAAATGCAAATATGGCAATGTACTTAGCTAAAAAAGAAGGGAAAGGAAAATATGTTTTCTACAAAAATGACTTTTTAAAAGCGAACATTAAAACGGTCAATATGGCTAATCGCTTAAAAAATGCCCTTGATAGTGAACATTTAACCCTCTATTATCAGCCTCAAGTAAACTTTATTACCGGAGAAATAATTGGCGTGGAAGCTTTAGTACGTTGGATTGACCCAGAACGAGGATTTGTTCCACCAATTGAGTTCATTCCTTTAGCTGAAGAAACTGGGCAAATTTATAAGGTTGAGAGATGGATATTTAAAACTGCGTTAGAGCAAAAGCAAAAGTGGGAACAAAATGGACTTAAACATATAAAAGTTGCCATTAACTTATCTAGTAAAACGTTAACTAGTGATGTTAACTTTCGTAAACTAGAGAGTTTACTAGAAGCTTATAACGTTGATTATTCAACGATCGTTCTTGAAATAACGGAAACAGCTATTATTACTGATATTCATTCAGCAATTAGACGATTGGAGATTTTGACGAAAAAGGGAATTAATATAGCTCTTGATGATTTTGGAACAGGTTATTCATCGCTAAGCTATTTAAGAAATGTTCCTTTAAATGTAATAAAATTAGATCGATCATTTATTAATAGCATTCAAGAGAATGGTAGAGAACTTTTGATAATAAAAGCAATTTTATCGTTGTGTAAAGATTTAAATTACGAAGTCGTTGCAGAGGGAATTGAAACAAAGGAGCAATTACAGTTCTTACAAAAGCAACAATGTACGATAGGGCAAGGTTATTTGTTTAGCAAACCTATTCCAATTGAAATATTAGAACCGCAGTTAAAAAGTCTCACCATAAAATAA